The Desulfarculaceae bacterium genome window below encodes:
- a CDS encoding cobyrinate a,c-diamide synthase — protein MKGICVAGVSSGVGKTSVTLALLAALKRRGMDARPFKAGPDFIDPGHHALACGRPSHNLDTWMLSPTENRAVFARHAAGGEVAVLEGAMGLFDGSGPATEQGSSAQLAKLLGLPILLVADASAMARSIAALALGFARFDPGLGFAGLLANNLAGPGHRELARAALEAAPSLPWAGGLLRRAEGGLPERHLGLVTAEEHGLGPSELDALADWLEEGLDLTALIHGLPELALTPPMPEPAPAGPPVRLGVARDRAFCFYYPENLRRLEAAGAELVFFSPLGDAALPPNLGGLYLGGGYPELAAEALAANRSLAMEIAEAGRAGLPIYAECGGMMYLGQELEDLQGRAWPMAGLLPIRTRMLPRLASLGYRALRFKQDTVLGPAGSEARGHEFHYSEIISGAEALADSYAVESPGHGAGQPWGLTQGNVLASYLHLHFGSNPALAPALVAQAREYAA, from the coding sequence ATGAAGGGAATCTGCGTCGCCGGCGTCTCCAGCGGGGTGGGCAAGACCAGCGTGACCCTGGCTCTGTTGGCCGCGCTCAAGCGCCGGGGCATGGACGCCCGGCCCTTTAAGGCGGGCCCGGACTTCATCGACCCCGGCCACCACGCCCTGGCCTGCGGCCGCCCCTCGCACAACCTGGACACCTGGATGCTCTCGCCCACGGAGAACCGCGCCGTTTTCGCCCGCCACGCCGCCGGCGGCGAGGTGGCGGTGCTGGAGGGGGCCATGGGCCTGTTCGACGGCAGCGGCCCGGCCACGGAACAGGGCTCCAGCGCCCAGCTGGCCAAGCTGCTGGGCTTGCCAATCCTCTTGGTGGCCGACGCCTCGGCCATGGCCCGCAGCATCGCGGCCCTGGCCCTGGGTTTCGCCCGCTTCGATCCCGGCCTCGGCTTTGCCGGGCTCCTGGCCAACAACCTGGCCGGACCGGGCCACCGCGAGCTGGCCCGCGCCGCCTTGGAGGCCGCGCCCTCGCTGCCCTGGGCCGGGGGCCTGCTGCGCCGCGCGGAGGGCGGCCTGCCCGAGCGCCATCTGGGCCTGGTCACCGCGGAGGAGCACGGCTTGGGGCCAAGCGAGCTGGACGCCCTGGCCGACTGGCTGGAGGAGGGCCTGGACCTCACGGCGCTCATCCACGGCTTGCCCGAGCTGGCCCTGACGCCGCCCATGCCCGAGCCCGCCCCCGCCGGGCCGCCGGTGCGCCTGGGGGTGGCCCGCGACCGCGCTTTCTGTTTTTATTACCCCGAGAACCTGCGCCGCCTGGAGGCGGCCGGGGCGGAGCTGGTTTTCTTCTCGCCGCTGGGCGACGCGGCCCTGCCGCCCAACCTGGGCGGGCTCTATCTGGGCGGGGGCTATCCCGAGCTGGCCGCCGAGGCCCTGGCGGCCAACCGCTCCCTGGCCATGGAGATCGCCGAGGCCGGGCGGGCGGGCCTGCCCATCTACGCCGAGTGCGGAGGCATGATGTATCTGGGGCAAGAGCTGGAGGATCTTCAGGGACGCGCCTGGCCCATGGCCGGGCTGCTGCCCATCCGCACCCGCATGTTGCCCCGCCTGGCCTCCCTGGGCTACCGCGCCCTGCGCTTCAAGCAAGACACCGTCCTGGGCCCGGCCGGAAGCGAGGCCCGGGGCCACGAGTTCCACTACTCTGAGATCATCTCCGGCGCGGAGGCCCTGGCCGACTCCTACGCCGTGGAGAGCCCGGGGCACGGCGCGGGCCAGCCTTGGGGCCTGACGCAAGGCAACGTCCTGGCCTCTTACCTGCACCTGCACTTCGGCTCCAACCCCGCCCTGGCCCCGGCCCTGGTGGCTCAGGCCCGGGAGTATGCCGCATGA